Within the candidate division KSB1 bacterium genome, the region GCAGAATCTCTTCGGTGTGCTGCAACAACCTGCCGTAGAAGGCAGGATCGCGCGCCAGACGCACGCTGGCTTCGTGCAGCAGCGCATGCTGCAGCCGGGCCAGCCGTGCCAGCGGCGAAGTCAGGCGCGCCACTTCCGTTTCGAAGCTCCTGTCGTAAACTGAAACATACTCCTTCAGGCTGAGTGGTGGCACTGCTTCGACATGGCGCGCCATCATCTCGCGCACTTTGGGGCTGGGCTGCGCTGCGGCCAGGGATTCATCGAAATAAAAGCTGGCTGCCTGTTGCCGGATCGTGTCGAACCAGCGTGCCTCGCCCAGCAATTTGCGGGCCTGTGCATGGGGCAGCAGAGAATCGAGCAGGCGGACAAAAGCGCGGAAAGTCTTGCCGAAGGTCTGGCGTGCCTCGGCTGGCGCCAGCGCGAGCAGCCACTGCTCGGTGCTCAGGCGGGAGAGATGCGTCTCGAAACACCCGAGCACCGCCAGATGACAGCGCTGCAATTCCGCGAAACGGGCGGCGGTGAAGCGCGGAGTGAGCACCTGCTGCACCTCCAGCGGATCGAACACCGCGAGCGCTTCGTCAAGATTCGTGGTGACGCCCCAGTAATCCACCAGCAGGCCGTTCAACTTGAACGGCGGGTGCTGCAGGGCGGTGAGACCGACCAGGTGCAACAGGCCTGCGCCGGCCGCCGGTTGATCGAGATAGATTGTCTGCAGCTCCGGCGGCGGTGTGACCAGCCCGGCAAGGGAACTGGTGATCAACAGCAGCGGCCCGGTTTCGGTGTGCAGCCGGTGCAGGGCATGGCTGTGGTCGGGAATATTGAGATAGAGATCGCGCCAGGGGCTGTCGGCTGCCGGCGCCTGGGCAAAGCGCACCGCCATCGGCGCAAAGTTGCGCGCGGCGAGCGCCTGATGGTACAGCGCGGTGGCCTGATCGCTGTGGGTAAGCAGCATGGCTTTGCAGCCATTGGCAGCGACATTGTGCGTGAAATGTTCAATCAGGTTCGCGGCAATGGCGGCGATGCGATCGAATTGCAGTGCCACCTGCACTTCACGGCTGCCGGCTGCCGATCCGGCCGGAGAGGCCGGTTGTATTTGCCGTTCCGGCAGCGGGCTTTCATGGTAAACCGGCACCAACAACTCATCCTGCCGGGCCTCGCGGTAGGTGTAGCGATGCAGATAATCACGCATGCCCGGGGGAAGCTGCTGTCGTTCACGGGGCGGGGGCGTGGCCGTTATTCCCACCAGGCAAGCATGCGGCAAGCATTGCCTGAGACGGCCGGCCCACTCCGTCAATTCGTCGTGATTCGGGCAGTCGAGGAGCGCGAGGGTGGCGTGCGCAGGCGGCGGTGCCGCGCCCTCCGCCAGAACAGCGGGCGGCGCCTCATTCGCGGCAAAACACCCGGTGTTTGCCAGCAGCACGGCGCCCGGATGGCGATGCAGCAGGTGCAGCAGCAGATCGGCTTGCCCGGCCTGCAACGGCGCCGGCAGGCCGTGATGTTCGCAGGCCTCGATGAGCTGGCGCCGGGTTTTCTCACAATCCGTGATGAGCAGGAGTGTGGTTCGGTGCCAGGCGGCCAGGTGCCGCAATTTCACCACCAGCGCACTGAGCGTCTTGCTTCTGCCGGTTCCCAGCGGATGCCAAATGATGCCGCCATCCTCCGGCCGGATTGCCGCACCCTTGCTGCGCAGCAAGTGACGCACGGTCAGTTGCACCGCCTGCCATTGATGCGGTCGTGTCAGACGCGCATGTTCCACCAGTGGAAAGGGCGCAAAAAAAACGAAGCCACGCACCAGATCCAGAAGATTGCCGGGCGCCAGCAAACCGGCAAGCAGCGCGTCGGCCGGCGTGGGAAAATCGGAAAGCCGGGAGGGCAGGGAGGCCAGCCGCCGCCGCAGCTCCTCCAGATTGAGTGGAAAGGGATCCGGCCACGGGCGGAATGCCCCGGGCGGAGAGCCGGGCGCAGCATAGTATGCCGCGTCTTTTTGCAGGATCAACAACAATTGCACGCAATGAAACAGGCGGGGAACACCGGCGGGCTGCTGCAATTCTTCCAGCCGCGCCCAGCCCTGCGCCAAACCGGCCGGACCCGATGCCGCAATTTCCGCGACTACCAGCGGAATACCATTGACAAAGATGACGAGATCGAGCGCCTGCTGGCCGGTGAAGCCCGGCACAGTGAACTGCTCGACCAGGAGAAATTCATTGTTCTCGGGATGGTCAAAATCGAAGTAATAACCGGGGCCAAATGCTTGATTCGAACGGGCGGGGGGAGCGGCACGGATGAGCTTGCGGTGGATTTGCCGGCGAATGGTTGCCAGCGGTGACGCGGAAGCCGGCGACAGCTCGGCCAATACCTGGGTGAGAGGTGGGGCACCGGGACGCATCTGCAGCCGGGTGAGCAGCAGGGTCTCGCTGGCACTGTGGCGTTCCTGCTGGAAGCCTTCCTCGGCGCCGTGCACATAGCGATAGCCGAAACCGTGCACCAGCAGTTCCGTTACCGTCCGCGCGATTTCAAAGTAATCCGGGGTTTTCAGGCTCATGGCCGTGTAATCGGAATGGAGGAAGCCGGGGGCCGCGAGGGCTGGCGGCGGCGCGTTCGCACCTGCGCCGGTGGCGGCCGGCCGGATTAAAGCCCCAAGTCCACCACGGTGGGCTGGCTGCCGGAGTAATCGTAAAAACCCCGGCCGGTCTTCCTGCCGTGCAAACCGGCGAGCACCATTTTGCGCAGCAGAGGCGGCGGTGCATATTTCGCGTCGTGATATTCTTCAAACATGATGTTGGCGATCGCGAGCGTGGTGTCCAGGCCGACGAAATCGAGCAGCGTCAGCGGGCCCATGGGATGGCCGCAACCGAGCATCATGCCTTTGTCGATGTCCGCCACCGAAGCCACACCATTTTCCACGGCGCGGATGGCATCCAGCAGATAGGGCACCAGAAGCAGATTGACCACAAACCCGGAATTATCTTTGCAGGCGATGGGTTCCTTGCCCAGGGTTTTGGCGAAGGCAAAAGCGGTTTGGAAAGTTGCGCTGCTGGTCGCGATCGTGCGCACGACTTCCACCAGTTTCATCAGCGGCACGGGATTGAAGAAATGCAGGCCGACGAAGCGATCCGGCCGTTGGGTGGCGGCCGCCATTTCGGTGATGGTGAGCGAGGAGGTGTTGCTGGCAAAAATGGTGTGACTCGGGCAGCCGCGGTCCAGCTCGGCGAAGATCTCCTTTTTGAGCGGGAGGTTTTCACTCACCGCTTCGATGATGAGATCCGCAGGGTGGAGATCCGCCAGACTGGTGGTGCCGTGGAGATTGCCCAGCACGGTTTGTTTCTGCGCCTCGGTGAGTTTGCCCCGGGCGACGCCCTTGTCCAGAAAATCTTGAATGCGGGCCAGGCCTTTTTGCAGCAATTGCTCATTCACCTCGCGCACGATGGTTTTGTAGCCGGCTTGCGCGCTGACCTGCGCGATGCCCGAACCCATCAGGCCGCAGCCGACGACGCCAACGGTTTTTATGTCCATCTTTCCTCCTCCAGCAAAGTGTCGTGGTGCCAGTTCGTTATCCGGGATTCGATTAAACAAAAAATGCCAGGCGCTGTGTCACGTCCGGCATTTCTCAATATCGGCGGCGGGGGTGAAAATCACGAAGCCTGCGCGGTGAAGCGGTTGCGATACCTCGCCAGGCGTGCCTTTTGGTTGGCAGCCTTGTTGGGGTGGATGATGCGCCGGCGCGCCATTTTGTCCAGCAGAGAAGAGGCCTCGCGGTAGAGCTTCTCCGCGGTGGTCAGGTCAGCGGCTGCCAGGACTTTCTTGGTCATGGTTTTCAACTCGGAGCGATAGCTGCGGTTGCGCGCCCGCCGCATTTTGTCCCTGCGGATGCTTTTTAGGGAGGCAGCATGGTGAGCCATGGATTTCCTAATTGCTTAAATTTGTTCACGATAATTTCTCAAAAACGGACGCCAATATAAAAAACAAGCCCCCGAATGTCAACAGGAAATTTGGCACCCACCAACCGTCCCAATCCAAAATGACTCTTCCCATCGCCATTTCCAGTGATCATGTCCACCCTCTGATGGGGGAGTGGCAAGTTATGGATGGTGCCATCCCCAGGAACCCTCTGACTGCACCAGGCAAGGCACCAAACGGCATCTTCTGACCGACGGCCGGGGTATTCCGCTGGCACTGGTGGTGAGCGGGGCCAATCGTAATGATTTCAAAGAAGCCAAAGCGGTGTTGGACCATCTCGTGATGGCACGCCCCCAACCGACCACGCGCAGGCAACAAAACCTGTGTCTTGACAAGGGCTATGATTATCCGGAGGTGGCGAAAATCGTGGCAGCATACGGTTACACCGCACACCTGCGGCGCCGCGGTGAAGAGCACGCACAGGAAAAGAACATTCCGGGTTATCGCGCGCGGCACTGGGTGGTGGAACGCACACACAGGTGG harbors:
- the rpsT gene encoding 30S ribosomal protein S20, producing the protein MAHHAASLKSIRRDKMRRARNRSYRSELKTMTKKVLAAADLTTAEKLYREASSLLDKMARRRIIHPNKAANQKARLARYRNRFTAQAS
- a CDS encoding type I restriction endonuclease — translated: MSLKTPDYFEIARTVTELLVHGFGYRYVHGAEEGFQQERHSASETLLLTRLQMRPGAPPLTQVLAELSPASASPLATIRRQIHRKLIRAAPPARSNQAFGPGYYFDFDHPENNEFLLVEQFTVPGFTGQQALDLVIFVNGIPLVVAEIAASGPAGLAQGWARLEELQQPAGVPRLFHCVQLLLILQKDAAYYAAPGSPPGAFRPWPDPFPLNLEELRRRLASLPSRLSDFPTPADALLAGLLAPGNLLDLVRGFVFFAPFPLVEHARLTRPHQWQAVQLTVRHLLRSKGAAIRPEDGGIIWHPLGTGRSKTLSALVVKLRHLAAWHRTTLLLITDCEKTRRQLIEACEHHGLPAPLQAGQADLLLHLLHRHPGAVLLANTGCFAANEAPPAVLAEGAAPPPAHATLALLDCPNHDELTEWAGRLRQCLPHACLVGITATPPPRERQQLPPGMRDYLHRYTYREARQDELLVPVYHESPLPERQIQPASPAGSAAGSREVQVALQFDRIAAIAANLIEHFTHNVAANGCKAMLLTHSDQATALYHQALAARNFAPMAVRFAQAPAADSPWRDLYLNIPDHSHALHRLHTETGPLLLITSSLAGLVTPPPELQTIYLDQPAAGAGLLHLVGLTALQHPPFKLNGLLVDYWGVTTNLDEALAVFDPLEVQQVLTPRFTAARFAELQRCHLAVLGCFETHLSRLSTEQWLLALAPAEARQTFGKTFRAFVRLLDSLLPHAQARKLLGEARWFDTIRQQAASFYFDESLAAAQPSPKVREMMARHVEAVPPLSLKEYVSVYDRSFETEVARLTSPLARLARLQHALLHEASVRLARDPAFYGRLLQHTEEILRERMQGRCDDNETQRRLWEQIAILRAGPAAAAGELQLSEDAFAVFGILQTYLAADAAEAAQRREQHRLMATEMLAAIAPWMEIIDWNTKEDVQREMRRQLKQVLRNTRCPRPVMDPLVAALMKLIHARFGKTVAYRHS
- a CDS encoding 3-hydroxybutyryl-CoA dehydrogenase; its protein translation is MDIKTVGVVGCGLMGSGIAQVSAQAGYKTIVREVNEQLLQKGLARIQDFLDKGVARGKLTEAQKQTVLGNLHGTTSLADLHPADLIIEAVSENLPLKKEIFAELDRGCPSHTIFASNTSSLTITEMAAATQRPDRFVGLHFFNPVPLMKLVEVVRTIATSSATFQTAFAFAKTLGKEPIACKDNSGFVVNLLLVPYLLDAIRAVENGVASVADIDKGMMLGCGHPMGPLTLLDFVGLDTTLAIANIMFEEYHDAKYAPPPLLRKMVLAGLHGRKTGRGFYDYSGSQPTVVDLGL